Proteins encoded together in one Oreochromis aureus strain Israel breed Guangdong linkage group 23, ZZ_aureus, whole genome shotgun sequence window:
- the stx6 gene encoding syntaxin-6, whose amino-acid sequence MSMEDPFFVVKGEVQKAVNAAQSLHHRWSELMAEGGGASKEEIDWTTNELRNSLRSIEWDLEDLDETISIVESNPKKFNLDAAELSKRKAFINSTRVAVKEMKDQMSIPPAASDRKNKQALLGERGAQGPIWQPGADKYSRLDHQLQNANSQFIEEQQVQQQLIAEQQEEQLELVSGTIGVLKNMSERIGMELDEQAVMLDDFGHEMDNTQSKLDNVMKKLAKVSHMTSDRRQWCAIGVLLTILFIIILLFFIL is encoded by the exons ATGTCCATGGAAGACCCGTTCTTCGTCGTCAAAGG cgaGGTGCAGAAAGCAGTCAACGCTGCTCAGAGCCTCCATCATAGATGGAGCGAACTGATGGCGGAGGGAGGCGGAGCCTCCAAGGAGGAGATAGACTGGACGACCAATGAGCTGAGGAACAGCCTGCGCTCCATCGAGTGGGACCTAGAGGACCTTGACGAGACAATCA GCATTGTCGAGTCAAACCCAAAGAAGTTCAACCTGGATGCTGCCGAGCTGTCGAAGAGGAAGGCCTTCATCAACAGCACGCGAGTTGCCGTCAAG gaAATGAAAGATCAGATGTCGATTCCACCTGCTGCTTCTGACCGAAAGAACAAACAG GCTCTGCTGGGTGAACGTGGTGCTCAGGGCCCCATATGGCAGCCTGGTGCAGATAAGTACAGCCGACTGGACCACCAGCTGCAGAACGCCAACTCTCAGTTCATCGAGGAACAGCAGGTCCAGCAGCAG CTGATTgcggagcagcaggaggagcagcTGGAGCTTGTGTCGGGAACCATCGGAGTCCTGAAGAACATGTCGGAGCGAATCGGCATGGAGCTGGATGAGCAGGCCGT GATGTTGGATGACTTTGGCCATGAAATGGACAACACTCAGTCCAAACTGGACAACGTGATGAAGAAGCTCGCCAAGGTGTCCCACATGACCAGCG atCGTCGTCAGTGGTGTGCCATCGGCGTGCTGCTTACCATCCTCTTCATCATCATTCTCCTTTTCTTTATCCTCTGA
- the LOC120436303 gene encoding uncharacterized protein KIAA1614-like: MGNQQSESDVLAPDVILALHPSSCVYVFSLFVVDRLPRQQQCEDGVRMKRRCFPLRGDHSLLTPDTHTLLGLRQCEQVQSGGVASLSGGSSSSKPNTSSARHRQAASPARRLRFEDETEKEAESRYLERQRQKRQTGNCGVGVVMSKPDLNLYINGMAEAGHAVGKQPRGRTVVSRAGQNHTCERGIKCGVNLWQHSPGTDKRGSLNRQHLNLRTEPIRETYIGSVTSVEKDGAYTQVRRQSVELNGAQVTFHQAMPYAGLPINPYAPHSVGLCTTHPPKLHREHQLGPEPRERRGREVEEDLNNMMKNSSSSSERSADTTAESHPPPTSEPVRAELHQLDVSLPAHLSSREDSSRLSLRRFFSTVTLSRTRTSSLDRLCSRTRERTHPSLADSTSSISRNSSSLVKKTSSVESLSVEVPLFQSRKSSLELKKKKDRSANYKPAAEQFLPGSLGVKDISCPSSVCSVGRILQVCPDGTFLLELKRPVGQTFGFIISRGRGRRDSGVYIEDMNSSTGKLYAGLLAIGDEILEVNGEKVASLSLDQVTHLLIKNQSVTIRVLRHQRTRSE; the protein is encoded by the exons ATGGgaaaccagcagtctgagagtgacGTGCT agcacCTGATGTCATCCTCGCTCTTCACCCCTCctcgtgtgtgtatgtgttcagCCTCTTTGTGGTTGACCGGTTGCCGCGGCAGCAGCAGTGTGAGGACGGAGTTCGTATGAAGCGTCGTTGTTTTCCTCTGAGAGGAGACCACAGCCTGCTGacccctgacacacacacact CCTGGGGTTGAGGCAATGTGAACAGGTGCAGTCAGGGGGTGTGGCCTCTCTCTCCGGAGGCTCATCCAGCAGCAAACCCAACACCTCGTCGGCCAGGCATCGACAAGCAGCATCTCCGGCTCGTCGTCTGCGGTTTGAGGATGAGACGGAAAAGGAGGCGGAATCTCGTTACCTGGAGCGACAGCGGCAGAAGAGACAGACGGGGAACTGCGGAGTTGGTGTGGTGATGTCCAAACCAGACTTGAACCTGTACATCAATGGCATGGCGGAGGCGGGGCACGCTGTTGGCAAGCAGCCAAGGGGGCGAACAGTGGTGAGCAGAGCAGGTCAGAATCACACCTGTGAGAGAGGAATAAAATGCGGAGTCAATCTCTGGCAACACTCACCTGGAACTGACAAGAGGGGGAGCCTAAACAGACAGCACCTTAACCTGCGGACTGAACCAATCAGAGAGACCTACATCGGCTCTGTCACCAGTGTGGAAAAGGATGGGGCTTACACACAGGTGAGACGGCAATCAGTGGAGCTAAATGGAGCCCAGGTGACTTTTCATCAAGCCATGCCCTACGCTGGCCTGCCAATCAACCCCTATGCCCCTCACTCAGTTGGGCTGTGTACCACCCACCCGCCCAAACTGCACAGAGAGCATCAATTGGGGCCTGAACCTAGGGAGAGGAGAGGGCgtgaggtggaggaagatctgaACAACATGATGAAGaactcctcatcctcctcagaGAGGAGCGCAGACACAACAG CTGAGAGTCATCCCCCGCCCACCTCAGAGCCAGTGAGAGCAGAGCTCCACCAACTTGACgtttcacttcctgcaca TTTAAGCAGCAGAGAAGATTCCTCCCGTCTTTCTCTGCGACGTTTTTTCTCCACCGTCACACTGAGCAGGACTCGAACCAGCAGCCTCGACCGCCTCTGCTCACGGACCCGTGAGCGAACCCACCCCTCCCTTGCTGACTCCACCTCCTCAATTTCCAGGAACTCCTCCAGCCTGGTGAAGAAAACTTCATCTGTTGAGTCGCTCAGTGTG GAAGTGCCACTTTTCCAGTCAAGAAAGTCATCTTTggagctgaagaagaagaaagatcgTTCTGCGAACTATAAACCAGCTGCTGAACA GTTCTTACCTGGTAGTCTTGGCGTCAAAGACATCAGTTGTCCCTCTTCAGTTTGCTCTGTCGGGCGGATTCTTCAGGTTTGCCCTGATGGGACGTTTTTATTGGAGCTTAAGCGACCAGTGGGCCAAACCTTTGGCTTCATCAtcagcagaggaagagggcgaCGTGACTCTG GTGTGTATATCGAAGACATGAACAGCAGCACTGGGAAGTTGTATGCTGGCCTGCTGGCTATTGGAGATGAGATCCTGGAAGTCAATGGGGAGAAAGTGGCCTCCCTCAgtctggaccaggtgacccacCTCCTGATCAAGAACCAGTCTGTCACCATTCGGGTCCTTCGACACCAGAGGACACGTTCAGAGTGA